A section of the Salvelinus fontinalis isolate EN_2023a chromosome 33, ASM2944872v1, whole genome shotgun sequence genome encodes:
- the LOC129831919 gene encoding lebercilin-like protein has protein sequence MGDMSLGLRHHTRGIVQQDDANYEVGAGDVDSSCSSGQSTPSRSSRGYSSRTGSRVDSQGSCTQSDYEEEADTTANRTFALSPSKKPGLGTKTAKTRTQNKGGQWCKKKKNTNLRNRKASLIPPIKLLEGPNQRIRSAHRHRIKELNSQVWELQQQLSGVATENKLLKQLQVRHTVALQRFQDSQSGLPQVLAKHGNEVRGLQELLRKARIRRNSLSRRLRGTEEELLRTKDVLHRLQLLSEDRSLKEREELSHRLALISVDLNRKNKRIQDLERNFELSQISFNRHLATETRKTNEAREMSDYLQAQISLLTQKIKEKERELEIHNIYSHRFPNGWNGKGARETKYVQTDDLSSLLIEAPCQLELEYACSLQHLELEKQKSLSWESFAIDFTDRSDAADMLVDDRGSNNNEDFAEDGELDGDSDKEDPQLQGEEDCIAEKAASPSKASGDQTEPFESQVRYTLEDFLNTERANKALESSPRTKRFYKFKETIQNLHSGKPAYTSHTHSLRKSPPRYIKSQARVENLGSGAYEPSFVTLPAEKWQRRDTRGPQPEDGVVRNKKSSLMKELFGQAPITDPIATKTGRSRVQSTDLDRMSSHHTGDASPVSPGRETKIIFD, from the exons ATGGGAGACATGTCTCTGGGTCTGAGACACCACACCAGAGGCATAGTGCAGCAGGACGATGCTAACTATGAAGTTGGAGCAGGGGATGTAGACTCAAGCTGCTCCTCAGGCCAATCCACCCCCTCCAGGTCAAGCAGGGGATACAGCAGTAGGACAGGCAGCAGGGTAGACTCTCAGGGGTCATGCACCCAGTCAGACTACGAGGAGGAGGCTGACACTACTGCAAATAGGACCTTTGCCCTCTCACCAAGCAAGAAGCCAGGTCTAGGCACGAAGACAGCTAAAACACGAA CGCAAAACAAGGGAGGGCAGTGGTGCAAAAAGAAGAAAAACACAAATTTAAGGAACCGCAAggcctctctcatccctccaatCAAGCTCCTGGAGGGCCCAAACCAGCGCATTAGGTCTGCCCACAGGCACCGCATCAAGGAGCTCAACAGCCAAGTGTGGGAGCTACAGCAGCAGCTGAGTGGTGTCGCCACAGAGAACAAACTGCTAAAGCAGCTCCAGGTCCGCCACACGGTGGCGCTACAGCGCTTCCAAGACTCACAGAGTGGCCTTCCTCAG GTCCTGGCCAAGCACGGCAATGAGGTGCGCGGTCTGCAGGAGCTCCTGCGCAAAGCCCGCATCCGCCGCAACAGTCTGTCCAGGCGTCTGCGGGGcacggaggaggagctgctgcgTACCAAGGACGTTTTGCACAGGCTGCAGCTGCTCAGTGAGGACCGCAGcctgaaagagagggaagagcttAGCCACAGGCTGGCCCTGATCAGTGTGGACCTGAACAGGAAGAACAAGaggatacag GACTTGGAAAGAAATTTTGAGCTGAGCCAGATATCCTTCAATCGCCATCTTGCCACAGAAACAAGGAAGACGAATGAGGCCAGAGAGATGTCTGATTACCTCCAGGCACAGATCAGTCTGTTGACCCAAAAAATCAAA gaaaaagagagagaattggAGATCCACAATATCTACTCACATAGATTTCCAAATGGCTGGAACGGAAAAG GGGCAAGAGAAACTAAATATGTTCAAACAGATGacttatcctctctcctcattgAGGCTCCATGCCAACTTGAACTAGAATATGCCTGTTCACTCCAACATCTGGAGTTGGAGAAGCAGAAGAGTTTGAGCTGG GAGTCCTTTGCCATCGACTTCACAGACAGAAGTGACGCAGCAGACATGTTAGTGGATGACAGAGGATCAAACAATAATGAAGACTTTGCTG aggatggagagttggatgGTGATTCTGACAAGGAGGATCCTCAGCTTCAGGGTGAGGAGGATTGCATTGCAGAGAAGGCAGCGAGTCCCTCGAAGGCTTCAGGAGATCAAACAGAGCCATTTGAAAGCCAGGTCCGGTACACTCTGGAGGATTTTCTGAATACAGAACGTGCCAACAAGGCCCTTGAATCCTCTCCCAGGACCAAACGCTTCTACAAATTCAAAGAAACCATCCAGAACCTACACAGTGGAAAGCCTGCCTATACCAGCCATACCCACAGCCTGAGAAAGAGCCCTCCTAGATACATCAAGAGCCAGGCCAGGGTGGAGAACCTTGGGTCTGGGGCATATGAGCCCTCCTTTGTCACTCTACCAGCAGAGAAGTGGCAAAGGCGTGACACCAGGGGCCCTCAACCGGAGGATGGTGTAGTCCGCAACAAGAAGAGCAGCTTGATGAAAGAGCTTTTCGGCCAGGCCCCAATCACTGATCCAATTGCCACGAAGACAGGCAGATCCAGAGTTCAAAGCACAGACCTGGACAGAATGTCATCTCACCATACCGGAGATGCTAGCCCGGTCTCACCTGGGAGAGAGACCAAGATCATTTTTGATTGA